One window of the Deltaproteobacteria bacterium genome contains the following:
- the metF gene encoding methylenetetrahydrofolate reductase [NAD(P)H] — protein MKKPEKKKKVFSMEFFPPKTEEGVVKLGRTRDELAALGPEYFSVTFGAGGSTQQGTMETVFSLKDAGYEVAPHLSCIGSTRSEVLHLLKTYMDKGIDRIVALRGDLPSGMGVGIGDFRYANELVQFIREETGDHFYIEVAAYPEIHPQATDAESDLDNFAGKVKAGADSAITQYFYNADAYFRFIDECAERGVQVPIVPGIMPITNYEQLARFSDTCGAEIPRWLRKRLEGYGSDLELLRKFGIDVTTDLCQRLLDGGAPGLHFFTMNQVAPTTAIWKALGI, from the coding sequence ATGAAAAAACCGGAGAAAAAGAAAAAAGTTTTCAGTATGGAATTTTTTCCGCCCAAGACGGAAGAGGGGGTGGTCAAACTCGGGAGGACAAGAGATGAACTGGCTGCGCTTGGGCCTGAATATTTTTCTGTTACCTTTGGAGCAGGCGGCAGTACCCAGCAGGGGACCATGGAGACGGTTTTTAGTCTGAAAGATGCCGGTTATGAAGTGGCGCCTCATCTCTCCTGCATAGGATCGACCAGGTCGGAGGTATTACATCTTCTTAAAACCTATATGGATAAAGGAATTGACCGTATTGTGGCGCTCCGCGGCGACCTTCCTTCGGGAATGGGTGTCGGTATCGGTGATTTTCGTTACGCCAATGAACTGGTGCAGTTTATCAGGGAAGAGACGGGAGACCATTTTTACATTGAGGTGGCGGCCTATCCCGAAATTCATCCCCAGGCGACTGATGCAGAGTCGGATCTTGATAATTTTGCCGGAAAGGTGAAAGCAGGGGCTGATTCGGCCATAACACAATACTTTTACAATGCCGATGCCTATTTCAGGTTTATCGATGAATGCGCGGAGCGTGGAGTACAGGTTCCCATTGTTCCCGGCATTATGCCCATAACCAATTACGAGCAGCTTGCCCGTTTTAGTGATACCTGCGGTGCAGAAATACCCCGCTGGCTGAGAAAAAGGCTGGAAGGTTATGGCAGTGATCTTGAGTTGTTAAGGAAGTTCGGTATCGATGTAACAACTGACCTTTGCCAAAGGCTGCTTGACGGAGGTGCGCCGGGTCTTCACTTTTTTACAATGAACCAGGTTGCTCCTACCACTGCTATCTGGAAAGCCCTCGGAATTTAG
- a CDS encoding hydrogenase iron-sulfur subunit — MNEGFIMHQLHRGWSWIEYGMNKIFTPRLNPMYWFGSICFFMTWILVATGLYLFLFYDISAKTAYQSIEYLTHEQWYLGGLMRSLHRYSSGGLVVAAVLHTIHVFVTNRYRYWRWLAWVSGVATIWFLIICGLFGYIMVWDELAMFIAWVSALLVDVLPVMSKPLSFAFAQMPSDFFFYIVLFIHFATPVFLLLLFMAHVMRMRNAKINPPKELMYLIVAALVIVSFIRPATSGPPADLSRLPAEVQFDWFYMFFLPLIQMIPVWAVWVVLVVVTLFLTFLPWYGKVRRREAAEVIYENCTGCEQCVRDCPYEAVFVRPRTDGRSWPLEAVVEPSRCASCGICVGACDYKAIDMPFLLEKDIKERITTLSRTVKANPDDGPKVFIFMCENSNPPSICQKVECKTSVGCIRMPCMGMVQPSMVAIPLLEGLDGVLISGCQVNDCHYRYGNVHLVARVKGERKPVMRKNIDQSRIRFSLSSEVQKSDFLGEINSFREYLKDLPETEKGGN, encoded by the coding sequence ATGAACGAAGGGTTTATCATGCATCAGCTTCACAGGGGGTGGAGCTGGATTGAATACGGGATGAATAAAATATTCACTCCCAGGTTGAATCCCATGTACTGGTTTGGATCAATTTGCTTTTTTATGACATGGATACTGGTTGCTACAGGGCTATACCTTTTTCTCTTCTATGACATTTCAGCAAAGACGGCCTACCAGTCTATTGAATACCTGACACATGAACAATGGTACCTGGGAGGCCTTATGCGCAGTCTCCACCGCTATTCATCAGGCGGCCTTGTTGTGGCTGCCGTCCTGCATACGATCCATGTATTTGTTACAAACAGGTACAGGTACTGGAGATGGCTTGCCTGGGTTTCCGGTGTTGCCACTATCTGGTTTCTTATTATATGCGGTCTCTTCGGTTATATCATGGTCTGGGATGAGCTTGCCATGTTTATAGCCTGGGTTTCAGCGCTTCTCGTCGATGTGCTTCCTGTAATGAGCAAGCCTCTATCCTTTGCTTTTGCGCAAATGCCGTCGGACTTTTTCTTTTACATTGTTCTTTTCATCCACTTTGCTACGCCTGTTTTCCTGCTCCTGCTCTTTATGGCCCATGTAATGAGGATGCGTAATGCAAAGATCAATCCTCCCAAAGAGTTGATGTATCTTATTGTAGCGGCTCTCGTTATCGTTTCATTTATCAGGCCTGCTACCAGCGGTCCCCCGGCAGACCTGAGCAGACTCCCTGCGGAAGTCCAATTTGACTGGTTCTACATGTTTTTTCTCCCGCTTATCCAGATGATTCCTGTTTGGGCGGTATGGGTAGTTTTGGTAGTGGTAACGCTTTTTCTCACCTTTCTTCCCTGGTACGGGAAAGTGCGCCGGAGAGAAGCGGCAGAAGTTATTTATGAAAACTGTACCGGATGCGAACAGTGTGTCAGGGATTGTCCTTACGAGGCTGTTTTCGTAAGACCGAGAACGGACGGACGAAGCTGGCCTCTCGAAGCGGTTGTCGAACCGTCACGATGTGCAAGTTGCGGTATTTGCGTGGGAGCTTGTGACTACAAGGCCATTGACATGCCCTTCCTGCTTGAGAAAGATATAAAGGAGAGGATTACCACCCTGTCCAGAACGGTTAAAGCTAATCCTGATGACGGCCCCAAGGTATTCATCTTTATGTGTGAAAACAGTAATCCTCCCTCTATCTGTCAGAAAGTGGAGTGCAAGACCTCTGTCGGCTGTATCAGGATGCCCTGTATGGGAATGGTTCAGCCGTCTATGGTCGCCATTCCGCTTCTTGAAGGCCTCGATGGCGTTCTTATTTCGGGATGTCAGGTTAATGACTGCCACTACAGGTATGGAAATGTTCATCTTGTTGCAAGAGTGAAAGGGGAAAGAAAGCCTGTTATGCGGAAAAACATCGATCAGTCACGAATTCGCTTCTCCCTCTCGTCGGAAGTCCAAAAGAGCGACTTTCTCGGAGAAATCAATTCTTTCAGGGAATATTTAAAAGACCTTCCCGAGACAGAAAAAGGAGGTAACTAA